One segment of Phaeacidiphilus oryzae TH49 DNA contains the following:
- a CDS encoding aldo/keto reductase family protein, with the protein MEFRHLGRSGLMISEIAYGNWLTHGSQIEEDIAAACVHAALDQGITTFDTADVYAGTRAESVLGRALKHERRDGLEIFTKVFWPTGQGRNDRGLSRKHIMTSIDASLKRLQTDYVDLYQAHRFDHETPLEETMEAFADVVRAGKALYIGVSEWTAEEIRAAHALARELRVQLVSNQPQYSALYRVIEAEVVPACEELGIGQIVWSPIAQGVLTGKYLPGRPAPAGSRATDPNGGAGAVERFLRDDVLERVQQLVPLAKEAGLTMPQLAVAWVLRNPNVSAAIVGASRPEQVAENAGAAGVRLDAELIARVDEILSPVALTDPALTGSMSPKTRP; encoded by the coding sequence GGAGTTCCGTCACCTCGGCCGCAGCGGCCTGATGATCAGCGAGATCGCCTACGGCAACTGGCTCACCCACGGCTCGCAGATCGAGGAGGACATCGCCGCCGCGTGCGTGCATGCCGCCCTCGACCAGGGCATCACCACCTTCGACACCGCCGACGTCTACGCCGGCACCCGCGCCGAGTCGGTGCTCGGCCGGGCGCTGAAGCACGAACGGCGGGACGGCCTGGAGATCTTCACCAAGGTCTTCTGGCCGACCGGGCAGGGCCGCAACGACCGGGGCCTCAGCCGCAAGCACATCATGACCTCGATCGACGCCTCGCTGAAGCGGCTGCAGACCGACTACGTCGACCTGTACCAGGCGCACCGCTTCGACCACGAGACGCCGCTGGAAGAGACCATGGAGGCCTTCGCCGACGTGGTCCGGGCCGGTAAGGCGCTGTACATCGGGGTCTCCGAGTGGACGGCCGAGGAGATCCGGGCGGCGCACGCCCTCGCGCGGGAGCTGCGGGTGCAGCTGGTCTCCAACCAGCCCCAGTACTCGGCGCTGTACCGGGTGATCGAGGCCGAGGTCGTGCCGGCCTGCGAGGAGCTCGGGATCGGGCAGATCGTCTGGTCGCCGATCGCGCAGGGCGTGCTGACCGGCAAGTACCTGCCGGGGCGGCCGGCGCCGGCCGGGAGCCGGGCCACCGACCCGAACGGCGGGGCGGGCGCGGTGGAGCGCTTCCTGCGGGACGACGTGCTGGAGCGGGTGCAGCAGCTGGTGCCGCTGGCGAAGGAGGCGGGGCTGACCATGCCGCAGCTGGCGGTGGCCTGGGTGCTGCGGAACCCGAACGTGTCGGCGGCGATCGTCGGCGCCTCGCGCCCGGAGCAGGTCGCCGAGAACGCCGGCGCGGCCGGCGTCCGCCTGGACGCCGAGCTGATCGCCCGGGTCGACGAGATCCTCTCCCCGGTGGCCCTGACGGACCCGGCCCTCACCGGCTCGATGTCTCCGAAGACCCGCCCCTGA